The DNA window TTAAAGATCTGGGATATAGTGGAATTACAGTTAAAAGTATCACTTATGCAGTAAAACAGATGGATGAAATAGATACTAAATTTCAAAATTAGTTATCAGATCTTTTGTAACTTACCACTTATAAATTCAAATCAATATTTGATATATACTGTCCAAAAAATATGATTGAAATAAAGAGATATTCAAACGAAACAGGCCATTCCGAACCACGACGGGTAATAAAATATACTCTTTTTTGGTGCCATTCCGGAAATGCCGAAATTCTGATTGATGAAAATATTTTTATCATGAACGCTCATCAAACGGTGACCATCACTTCAGGACAATTTCACCAATTGATCAGTGTAGACGGTGAGTTGACCGCACTGGAATTTACCCTGGATTTTTTCAGTAAAAGCGACAGTGATATTGAATTGATTTTCCACAACGGACTCTTCTGCCATTTTGGGATGAACGAGAAGATCACCGTTCAAAATGCTTCCTTCTTTTCTGAAACACTCAGCCTGATTGAAAAGGAGATCGATGAAAAACCTTATCAATACCTGATTTCAACCCATTCTCTGGTTTCATTATTATTAATAGAAATCAATCGCAGCAAAATTGCAAACGGCGATGAAATCTGGAAACCTGACGCTTTATTTTTAAAATTTCTGGAAAGTATCCGCCATCACTTCACAGAAAATTTCCCTGTATCCCGATTTGCAGATATATTGAGCACTACCGAAGCCAAACTGAATGAAGTTTCTAAACTTCACACCAATAAAACGGCACAGAATGTTATCTATAGTCTGATCGTCTCTGAAGCAAAAAGGTTGCTTCTTTATGAGAAATTAACCGTCAAAGAAATTGCCTACCAGCTTGGTTTCAACGATCCCTTTTATTTTTCAAATTTTTTCAAAAAGCATACTTCACTTTCTCCCAAAGATTACCAAAAGACGCTAAGGAAGGTATAGGCGGAGCTTGTATCAGAACAAGATTTTTCCTGATTTTAACTTCTATCAAATATTATATGCTTTTCCCGGAATTGTCTATTCTTTAGGCGACGGTTTTCGCTGAACTTTGTACTTGTAATTGAAACCATAAAAATTATAAGTATGAAAACCAAACAAGATATAGCCGTTTTTTTATTAAGAATAGCATTGGCAACAGGCTTTCTATCGGCAGTAGCCAGCAGACTGGGTTTTTGGGGTTCCAAATCATCAGGCTGGAAAAATTTTGTACAGTATACCACTGATACCAACTCATTTTTGCCTTCATCCTGGGCACCCGGTATTGCTGTAGGCTCAACAGTCGCAGAATTATCCATTGGCATCTTACTTCTCATTGGCTATAAGGTAGGCAAAACCTCTCTGTGTGCCTCTGCTCTCACCTTCTTGTTTGCCATCGCCATGAGTATTTCTTTTGGATTCAAAGAACCTCTTGATTACTCGGTCTTTGTTTTCAGCGCCGGAGCATTTTTACTCAGTACTTTTCCCCAGCATACATGGACTATTGAACAAATTTAAAATCTATAAATAACAATTAAAAATAATTATTATGAATACCAACATCCACGATTATATCGTAAAAACAGAACAAAAAGAATGGCAGCCATTAATTGAAAAAGGAATTCATTATGAAGGCATTTTTGTAAAATCTTTAAAATTTGATGCGGAGCAAAACCGCTCTACCACTATTCTTTTAAAATTTGACCCCGGTGCAAGCTATCCGTATCATAATCATCCCGCAGGCGAAGAGCTTTTTATTATGGAAGGAGATGCGTTGATTGCCGGTGCTCATTTAGAAAAAGGAGATTATTTGTATACTCCGCCCGGCTTCAAACATTCCGTAAAGTCTGAAAACGGCTGTTTAATCCTTTTTGTTATTCCGGAAGAGGTGGAAATTCTATAAATCCTGTAGGACAATATTTATAAACACCAAAATCCCCGGAAAAGATCCGGGGATTTCTATAATTATGGATTAGATTTTGGTAATTCCGGTGGACGCATTTTGTATTTGTAACTGTTCAAAGTCTTTAAAAAAGCAACAATATCAAACACTTCGTCATCTGTTAAATTAAGCTTTTCAATCATTCCCGATTTATGCGGAAATTTTGGATCGTTGATCTGTTCACCTTTTGGAGTTTCTCTTCCCATTCCGGCATTATACATCATGACAATATTAGCCAGCTCAGGAAAAAGTCCATTATGCATATAAGGTTTATTTTCCGAAACCTCCCTAAGCGTAGGCGTCTTGAACTTTCCTACATCTTCATTTTTTTGAGTAACGATATACCTTCCTAAATCTTCATATTTTCTTCCATAATAGGTAAGCCCCAAATTGTGGAATTTCTGATCTGAGAAATAAGGAGTGTTATGGCAGTTGATACAATTCGCTTTGGTACGGAATAAATGAAGTCCATTCAGTTCCGAATCATTTAAAGCATCTTTTTTCCCTGAAACAAATTTATCAAATTTTGACGGCGGGCTTATCAGAGAGCGTTCGAAAGTAGCAATTGCTTTTGCAATTTTCTCTTCTGTAATATCTTCATTTCCGAAGGCCTTCACAAAGAAAGGTTTATACTCTTTAATTTTTCTGATATTTTTAGCAGCCAGAGACATATGGAGATTCATTTCCACAGGGTTTTCTATGGGAGCTTTCACCTGTTCTTCCAGAGTTGCTGCACGACCATCCCAAAAGAAAGTTTTAGCATATCCGATATTGACTAATGTAGGGGCATTTCTGGTTCCTGTCTGGCGATCGTGTCCGAAAGAAACCCGGCTTCCGTCTGACCATCCTATTTCCGGATTATGGCAGTTGGCACAGGAAATTTGTCCGCTTTTAGAAAGTCTCGGATCAAAGAAAAGCATTTTCCCGAGTTCCATTTTATCTTCGGAATAAGGATTATTTTCAGGAAATTTCATGTTAGGTAATGATCCTATATCCTGAAAACCTTCTTTAGCTTCATCAAATAAATGAGCTGAAGGCCATTTCGACTGGTCTCCGCTACTATATAATGTACGCAATTCCTCCAGGGTGTAACCTGTAGGATCACCAGAGGTATAACTTAATAAACAAACGGCTCCAATAATCGCCAGAAAGGCGAGATATCTGTCTTTCATTTCTCTTTTAGTAATAAACATTTAGCCCAACAGAAGCAATCTGATTGGCTCTTCCATTATAGTCTGCTGCATTTTTGTAAGTTCCGTTCATCAACCAGATCTGGGTAAAGGAACCGAATAGCTCATACCTTATTTTATTTTTATCAAAAAGATAACTTGCATTAAAATTCATCCCGAATTTAGGTGTTGAATCATAGGCAAAATCAGGCTGGGCGATCTTAGTTACAAAGATATTCTCTTTTGAGCTTTGATACGGCTGATAATCGAATTCTTTTTTCAATGGAATATAAAGACTTTGTGTAATACCCACAGATAGTTTGTGGGAAGGCATTATGGCAAATTCCTTTTGTGCGCCGAGACGATAATTAAAAAATGAAAGTTTTCTATCCATAACTACAGATAAATCTCTTACATGATTGCTTCCATAATCTGCATCGAAAAGAACTTTAAATGCTTCATTTCTATGGTTGAACCAGGTCACACTGTTTTGCCAGGTAAAATTTTGTTGCGCCAGACGATAGGTTCTGTATTCTAAAGGATAATTATAATTGGTATCCAGCTGATCCTGATACGTCACTGAAGAAGCCCATTTTTTTCCGTTATAATTTCCTAAAAAATTCATGTAGAAACTATGAAGATCCGTTTTCAATCCGGAATATTTTACATAATCTCTGTGCCAGATAAATTTAGCATCCTGATATTCAAAAACCTTATAAAAACGTTCAATTACATTTTTATAATCGTATCCGGCAGAAAAATGGGTATTTTTATTATTGAATGCATATTCTCCACCCCAGATATAGCCTCCCATTTTATATTCGGAAGTTCGGAATTGGGTATTTCCTATATACTGATTACCATATCCTTCATTGTACCTGATATAAATACTGTCATTGGCCGGGACATTTCCTCCTGGACTCACAAACAAAATATCATTATTCTTGTAATTGTTGACATAGCTCAGTTTACCGAAAACAGAATGTTGTCTCCATTTTAACCCCAGTTTGGCAAAAGCTCTGTATTGGTAATTGTCTACTTTTGGCCTTGGATCAGCATTTTGCCGGTAAGATTTAGCATATTTTCCTTCTCCTCCTATTTGAATAATAACAGGTTTTATAGGATTATAAGCCAGCTGGCCATTGATAAAGTAACTCTGTTTCTGCCACCTTCCTGAACGGGGAGCCCAGTAATAAGAAGGATTATAAATGAAGGAAGAATTGGTTGTTCTCTCATCATTCAGTATATAAGGAACATTCTCTTCGTTGGTTTTATCCGCCTGAAGTTTTCCTGAAAGTGCTATTTTATCATTAAGTTGATAAACACCTTGAGATTGGAAGGTAAAACTTCCGGTTTCCTCCGGAGTCTGAACCCTTTTAAAGTTCTGTTTTACATTGGAATACTGAAAACTTGTTTGAGAAAAATCCAAAGGTTGAAAAAAAGAAATATAGGGATCATTTATCCTGATATTTTTCTCTACTGAACTGATTGTAATACTGTCTAAATGAGCCGTCTGAGCATGGAAGAACTGGCTGCTCAATGCAGCCAGTCCCAACATACTGTATTGGAAAATTTTCACTGTTCTCTTTTTTTTATTTTGCATATCCTCTTGGGTTCGCATCAATCGTTATAAAATCATTAGCAGAATTATTGGTATCCTGCAGCACAACACGATTATTAATAATTTCCTTCGTTTTACGAATTACAGAGAGCCCCGTAAAGGTAGCTTCTGCCAATCCATCTTTATTGACGATGAAAGTTCTTGATGCATCAATGTCAGAAGGAAAATCTTTAGGTGCTTTTTGTTCTTTATCTGTAATGTCAATACCATCAATAATATATTTCTTCGGAATTTGCAGAAATAATGTCCCGTTCGGATCTTTAGGAGCGGCTACTCTTTTCCAGCTTGCCACTTCGGCATCTGTAGCTCTCAGAATTCCTACACCCAACATAGAAGTAACGTTGAGAACCAAATCATTGGAGGCAATACTCCAATATGTAACCAGCATGTCCGGCACCATAATATTCTGAATATCCCATGCAAAAGGTTTTTTACCGATACTGGTATTATAGGTTCCCATATAAGTCTCAAAATCAGCCTGGCTCAAATCAATCGTTTTGCCTGGATCCTGTATAGCGATCGATTTCCCATTGATATCATCATAAGGAGCTTTGTGGTTAACCGCTGTTTGAGCTATAACAATACTTTTACCCGGTAGAATAGGATACTGGCTACCATTTCCCGGGATTTTAATAAATATATTACAGTATACAAAATCTGTATTGGCCGCAGTTCCGCCACCGGCAGTCAAACTCCAGTCGTATTGCCCGCTTGGCAAGGTATAATTAGTGACATTATTATTCACATTCCCTTCAAGAAATACCAGATGCAAGCCATCTGCATAAATAGTCTGATCCGAATTGTTATGGATTTCAATAAACTGGTCTCTGATATTGGCTCCCACATTCTTGTCTGAACCCGCATAATAGTATTGTTTGATCACAAGATCACCCAGATTTCCACTTGAAATTCTTACCAGGGTCGAAGATATATTAGCATTAACCGTTACTTTTTCCTGTAATCCTCCAAAATGTACAGTTTCATAACTGGTTGTTTCCCCGATTTCCTGTTCATACTGACTTTTCTTCATTTGTAGTTCTGCCTGTACATTATAACTTCCGGGAAGTACAGCAGTCAGTTTAAGGTCTCCGTTGGCATCTGTTTTCCCGGTAATTTTATCACCTGTCGCTTTATTTTCAAGTGTAATGGTTACATTGGCTACTCCTTTATCAGCAACCTGAGGATATTTTGAAGCATCATATTTAATATTGACGGTAAATGGCACAGGTTTAATTTCATTGTTTTTGCCAAAATCATCATCTCTGTTACACCCTACAAAGGTCAGGATGGGGATGATCAACAGTAGTATTATTCGTTTCATTGTTTTATTTTTATTCTTATTATTAAAATTTGTAGGAAATATTAGCTCCAAATGAAGTAGAAGTAAAGTTGCCATATACTGAACCTCTTTCATCATATGCTTTTAAGTTGAAAACATTACTCACATATACTGAAAGTCTGAAACCGCTTAAAAAATCCTTTGTGACCCTCAAATGAACGTTATGCAAGGTTTTGTTGTAAAGACCGGAAAGCTTTTCTGCATCGGGTTTTAAAAATAAGCTCTGATATTTCGGGTTTGTTCTGTCATTTTCAGGAATCATTTGCAATTCTCCGTCGTGTTTAAGATAACCTATCGGATAAATATCGTTGGCTCCCGTCAACGTTCTGTCTGAAAGGAAATGATCTGTTCTAAGGCCTATAATCAATCCTGCATTGGCAAGGTGATAGTCAAAACTAAAGCTTGCTCTGGCCATGGAGCTTTTATTTTTAGAATCATTATAAATCCCATATTGGAAGTCTTTGTCCATAATTTCCGGTGCTTTGAATTTGTAAAGACCTTCATCCTTTCTACCAGAAGTTTCTACATAACTGGCATTGAACCCGATGACAAGATTAAGAGCTTCTATCTTTTTAAAGCTTGCCATTAATTCTAATCCTTTATCGGTAGATTCGAAGCCATTGACAATTCTGTTCTGGAGGTAATTAAACTTATCTGTTCCTACAATTTCAAAAGTCGGAATCTGCGTTCCGGAAATATTTACCTCTACCTTTGCTTTATCCATTATTTTAGGCACACTCATCGTAGTAAAACCGTCGAATAATCTGTTATAATAAGCGGTAAGATTAAAGGTTGCAAAAGAGAATCTGTAGTCAACGCCAATTTCTGTCTTCCAGCTTCTTGAAGGTTTCAGATCTGAATTATCTCCCGGTGTAACTACCGTTTGCATAATAGCAGCGGAATAATATCCAGGTAAACGGTAATCTCCTAACAGGAAATCAAAATATCTGGGTGAGGTATACAGCTGATTAAGGGATGGAGCTTTAGAAGTTAACCCAAATCCACCTCTTACTGAAAATTTTCCCATCTGGTAAGAGGTATTTACCCTGGGTGAAAATGTAGAATAAGAATTCTGAAGATCATAACGAAGACCTAAATTGGCCCTGAAAATATGCTTATTAGCAAAACCTTTTGTAATATTATCCTGAATATAGAATGCATATTGTTTACTGGAAAAGACATTATCTCTATAATTAAAATCTCTCATTCCGTTTGATCCCTGTCCTGCAGTGTTTATTGTAGTAAACTGCCCTGCCGTTCCGTATCTTCCTTTTCCAAAGTTGTTTCCGTATCGGAAATTAACTCCCATGCTATATATGTGAGCCCATTTGGAAGAAGTTAGTTTACCTCCGTTGATGCTAAAATTAGAATAAATATTGAGAGGTTTTCCATCTGCAAAAGCCTGATTTTCATAACTTGGCGGTGTATACGGGGCATAGTAAACATCATTACCTGTGGCATTTCCGTAAGGGCGTGCCCCCTGGTTCAACCAATATCTTCTTTCTGTAAGCTGTGTTGCATAACTGATCCCAATGTCTGCAGTAATTGACCTGAAAAAAGGTTTCTTGTTGTTCTGAGCCAAATTATAAGTGATGTTATTTCCTAAGGAGAAGCTTTTATTATCCACATTAATAATCATTCCATTGGTATCATCCGGATCTCTTTTCCCTTTACTTGAATTGGTGGAAAATGAGGCAGACAGTTTATTACGGAAACCGTTTTTATTGCTTGACCAAAGCAAATTTACATTCGTTCTGTCATAGCCAACCAGATTTGATCTGGGGTCGGAAAGGGAATTCATATAATCTACAGATGCATTCAAAGCATTATTGTGATTGATTTTAAACCCTTTGGTAAGGCCTACCTGATAAGTACCTTCCCTAAGAGAGGCATCCAGTCGTAAGGCAGAAGGTCTTGCTGTTGTTGTCACTTTAATAAGACCGGAAGTGAGGTCCCCGTATTTAGCATCAGGAACCCCCTGTACGACTTCTATACTCTCGATACTCTCAGTGGGTACTTCTCTTAAATCGACTCCATAATTGGGCTGTCCCGGAGTTAAGTTTCCTCCACGGGTTGAAGTACTGAAATTGATACCGAAAGGGCTGCTGTTGGCAGAATCGTAGCTCTGCATGTTCTCATTATTGGATAAAGCAATATCGTTAACCATCAATTGTACCCCGAATGCCCTGTTTCCAAAATCATCTCCACCCGGAGTATTTCCGGAACCGGTAACAGAAGATCCGCTCGCTGTTCTGAAAACAATATTTT is part of the Chryseobacterium lactis genome and encodes:
- a CDS encoding helix-turn-helix domain-containing protein, which produces MIEIKRYSNETGHSEPRRVIKYTLFWCHSGNAEILIDENIFIMNAHQTVTITSGQFHQLISVDGELTALEFTLDFFSKSDSDIELIFHNGLFCHFGMNEKITVQNASFFSETLSLIEKEIDEKPYQYLISTHSLVSLLLIEINRSKIANGDEIWKPDALFLKFLESIRHHFTENFPVSRFADILSTTEAKLNEVSKLHTNKTAQNVIYSLIVSEAKRLLLYEKLTVKEIAYQLGFNDPFYFSNFFKKHTSLSPKDYQKTLRKV
- a CDS encoding DoxX protein, encoding MKTKQDIAVFLLRIALATGFLSAVASRLGFWGSKSSGWKNFVQYTTDTNSFLPSSWAPGIAVGSTVAELSIGILLLIGYKVGKTSLCASALTFLFAIAMSISFGFKEPLDYSVFVFSAGAFLLSTFPQHTWTIEQI
- a CDS encoding cupin domain-containing protein, yielding MNTNIHDYIVKTEQKEWQPLIEKGIHYEGIFVKSLKFDAEQNRSTTILLKFDPGASYPYHNHPAGEELFIMEGDALIAGAHLEKGDYLYTPPGFKHSVKSENGCLILFVIPEEVEIL
- a CDS encoding cytochrome-c peroxidase; the encoded protein is MKDRYLAFLAIIGAVCLLSYTSGDPTGYTLEELRTLYSSGDQSKWPSAHLFDEAKEGFQDIGSLPNMKFPENNPYSEDKMELGKMLFFDPRLSKSGQISCANCHNPEIGWSDGSRVSFGHDRQTGTRNAPTLVNIGYAKTFFWDGRAATLEEQVKAPIENPVEMNLHMSLAAKNIRKIKEYKPFFVKAFGNEDITEEKIAKAIATFERSLISPPSKFDKFVSGKKDALNDSELNGLHLFRTKANCINCHNTPYFSDQKFHNLGLTYYGRKYEDLGRYIVTQKNEDVGKFKTPTLREVSENKPYMHNGLFPELANIVMMYNAGMGRETPKGEQINDPKFPHKSGMIEKLNLTDDEVFDIVAFLKTLNSYKYKMRPPELPKSNP
- a CDS encoding DUF6850 family outer membrane beta-barrel protein, whose translation is MQNKKKRTVKIFQYSMLGLAALSSQFFHAQTAHLDSITISSVEKNIRINDPYISFFQPLDFSQTSFQYSNVKQNFKRVQTPEETGSFTFQSQGVYQLNDKIALSGKLQADKTNEENVPYILNDERTTNSSFIYNPSYYWAPRSGRWQKQSYFINGQLAYNPIKPVIIQIGGEGKYAKSYRQNADPRPKVDNYQYRAFAKLGLKWRQHSVFGKLSYVNNYKNNDILFVSPGGNVPANDSIYIRYNEGYGNQYIGNTQFRTSEYKMGGYIWGGEYAFNNKNTHFSAGYDYKNVIERFYKVFEYQDAKFIWHRDYVKYSGLKTDLHSFYMNFLGNYNGKKWASSVTYQDQLDTNYNYPLEYRTYRLAQQNFTWQNSVTWFNHRNEAFKVLFDADYGSNHVRDLSVVMDRKLSFFNYRLGAQKEFAIMPSHKLSVGITQSLYIPLKKEFDYQPYQSSKENIFVTKIAQPDFAYDSTPKFGMNFNASYLFDKNKIRYELFGSFTQIWLMNGTYKNAADYNGRANQIASVGLNVYY
- a CDS encoding DUF4876 domain-containing protein: MKRIILLLIIPILTFVGCNRDDDFGKNNEIKPVPFTVNIKYDASKYPQVADKGVANVTITLENKATGDKITGKTDANGDLKLTAVLPGSYNVQAELQMKKSQYEQEIGETTSYETVHFGGLQEKVTVNANISSTLVRISSGNLGDLVIKQYYYAGSDKNVGANIRDQFIEIHNNSDQTIYADGLHLVFLEGNVNNNVTNYTLPSGQYDWSLTAGGGTAANTDFVYCNIFIKIPGNGSQYPILPGKSIVIAQTAVNHKAPYDDINGKSIAIQDPGKTIDLSQADFETYMGTYNTSIGKKPFAWDIQNIMVPDMLVTYWSIASNDLVLNVTSMLGVGILRATDAEVASWKRVAAPKDPNGTLFLQIPKKYIIDGIDITDKEQKAPKDFPSDIDASRTFIVNKDGLAEATFTGLSVIRKTKEIINNRVVLQDTNNSANDFITIDANPRGYAK
- a CDS encoding TonB-dependent receptor plug domain-containing protein — translated: MKVSLLAGVVFLTASGFMSAQKVEFFHNGQLKKGSIINDEATGKCKRLFTKDLKMSFKGTCKITFLNDETRKDETIILKEGEELSFKILSGKIIPRDRSEIRIEGVQLTARKKQFSEIAIQQEALQNLQSFSLGDVLQQLPGQYVQQFDNTQFKNIVFRTASGSSVTGSGNTPGGDDFGNRAFGVQLMVNDIALSNNENMQSYDSANSSPFGINFSTSTRGGNLTPGQPNYGVDLREVPTESIESIEVVQGVPDAKYGDLTSGLIKVTTTARPSALRLDASLREGTYQVGLTKGFKINHNNALNASVDYMNSLSDPRSNLVGYDRTNVNLLWSSNKNGFRNKLSASFSTNSSKGKRDPDDTNGMIINVDNKSFSLGNNITYNLAQNNKKPFFRSITADIGISYATQLTERRYWLNQGARPYGNATGNDVYYAPYTPPSYENQAFADGKPLNIYSNFSINGGKLTSSKWAHIYSMGVNFRYGNNFGKGRYGTAGQFTTINTAGQGSNGMRDFNYRDNVFSSKQYAFYIQDNITKGFANKHIFRANLGLRYDLQNSYSTFSPRVNTSYQMGKFSVRGGFGLTSKAPSLNQLYTSPRYFDFLLGDYRLPGYYSAAIMQTVVTPGDNSDLKPSRSWKTEIGVDYRFSFATFNLTAYYNRLFDGFTTMSVPKIMDKAKVEVNISGTQIPTFEIVGTDKFNYLQNRIVNGFESTDKGLELMASFKKIEALNLVIGFNASYVETSGRKDEGLYKFKAPEIMDKDFQYGIYNDSKNKSSMARASFSFDYHLANAGLIIGLRTDHFLSDRTLTGANDIYPIGYLKHDGELQMIPENDRTNPKYQSLFLKPDAEKLSGLYNKTLHNVHLRVTKDFLSGFRLSVYVSNVFNLKAYDERGSVYGNFTSTSFGANISYKF